From a single Oxalobacter vibrioformis genomic region:
- a CDS encoding heavy metal translocating P-type ATPase, translating into MKHEHIGKTAHDHEHDHGHSHDHDHAHEDTQPPPSSCGGCGCSVAALEPLAPVPAAPAGGDAEVWKIPNMDCPVEEKEIRQALDGIEGIHSLFFHLSSRSLTINATGQAKEKARQAIEKAGYKPKSVRQAGGEGGHDHVHTPDTGYWKLGVALVIALSIEILHFFAPDTMPFKVLGFSLAVSAILLAGTSVYTNGIRALLHGRLNISALMAVAVTGACILGQWAEAAMVMVLYAIAELIEARSVDRARNAIHQLLSLTPESAELRLPDGHWEVASVKDIRPGQIIRVKPGERIPLDGMVVAGYSAVNQMAITGESIPVARTGGDMVYAGSINESGILELDVTALASDTMLSRIIRTVEEAQEARAPVQRFVDRFAAIYTPAVFIIALAIAVIMPLLTDWTWWDAIYRALVLLVIACPCALVIATPLTVVSGLAVAARAGILIKGGVYLEEARKLKAVALDKTGTITEGKPRLVAVENIATDITRDEIRQWTTTMTSHSTHPVSKAIYDDMKTYARPGKVENFTEMPGKGSMGTIDGTKLRLGSVRWIEESTPVTQALAERLNAHEKSGYTVTLLASDEEVLALFAVADTIRVNSWVTIEELACRKITPVMLTGDNTLTAETIAGQAGIKEVHSNLLPDDKLNAIASLQTKFSHVAMVGDGINDAPALATANIGIAMGGAGTDIAMETADVVIMNDDLRKVIDLIRLSRRTFRILWQNISIALGIKLVFFALALTSYASMWMAVFADVGATLIVVFNGLRLLRWKDTFSVS; encoded by the coding sequence ATGAAACACGAACACATCGGAAAAACAGCGCACGATCACGAACATGATCACGGCCACAGCCATGACCACGATCATGCCCATGAAGATACCCAGCCACCGCCTTCATCGTGCGGGGGATGCGGCTGTTCGGTTGCGGCGCTGGAGCCGCTGGCTCCGGTTCCGGCGGCACCAGCCGGTGGTGATGCCGAAGTCTGGAAGATTCCCAATATGGATTGCCCGGTCGAGGAAAAGGAAATCCGCCAGGCACTCGATGGCATTGAAGGTATCCACTCCCTCTTTTTCCACCTGTCTTCACGTTCACTCACGATCAATGCGACCGGGCAGGCAAAAGAAAAGGCACGCCAGGCGATCGAAAAAGCCGGTTACAAACCGAAATCCGTCCGGCAGGCTGGCGGGGAAGGGGGGCATGACCATGTCCATACGCCGGATACCGGTTACTGGAAGCTGGGCGTCGCGCTTGTTATTGCACTCTCCATCGAAATCCTGCATTTTTTTGCGCCGGATACAATGCCCTTCAAGGTACTGGGTTTTTCGCTGGCGGTCTCCGCCATTCTCCTAGCGGGCACCTCCGTTTATACCAATGGTATCCGGGCGCTGTTGCACGGACGTCTCAATATCAGCGCACTCATGGCGGTTGCGGTTACCGGCGCCTGCATTTTAGGGCAGTGGGCAGAAGCCGCCATGGTGATGGTCCTGTATGCCATTGCCGAGCTTATCGAAGCCCGCTCGGTTGATCGGGCGCGCAATGCCATCCACCAGCTGCTTTCCCTGACACCCGAGTCAGCCGAGCTGCGGTTGCCGGATGGGCACTGGGAAGTCGCCAGTGTAAAAGACATTCGCCCGGGGCAGATCATCCGTGTCAAGCCCGGCGAACGTATCCCTCTTGACGGCATGGTCGTTGCCGGTTACAGCGCTGTTAACCAGATGGCCATTACCGGCGAAAGCATCCCGGTTGCCAGGACAGGGGGAGATATGGTCTATGCCGGCAGTATCAATGAGTCCGGCATCCTGGAGCTGGATGTCACGGCACTGGCCAGTGATACCATGCTCTCCCGCATCATCAGGACAGTCGAAGAGGCACAGGAAGCCCGTGCGCCTGTCCAGCGGTTCGTTGATCGTTTTGCCGCCATCTATACCCCTGCCGTCTTCATCATTGCGCTTGCCATTGCCGTCATTATGCCCCTTCTCACCGACTGGACATGGTGGGATGCCATCTACCGGGCGCTGGTCCTGCTGGTCATTGCCTGTCCGTGTGCACTTGTCATTGCCACGCCGCTGACCGTTGTCAGCGGGCTGGCAGTTGCTGCCCGTGCCGGGATTCTCATCAAGGGCGGCGTCTACCTGGAAGAGGCGCGAAAACTCAAGGCCGTGGCGCTCGACAAGACCGGCACGATCACCGAAGGCAAGCCGCGGCTGGTTGCTGTGGAAAACATCGCTACCGATATCACGCGCGATGAGATACGCCAATGGACAACGACAATGACCTCCCATTCGACCCATCCGGTATCAAAGGCCATTTATGACGACATGAAGACTTATGCCAGGCCGGGCAAGGTGGAAAATTTCACCGAGATGCCCGGAAAAGGCAGCATGGGCACGATTGACGGCACAAAGCTGCGTCTTGGCAGCGTCCGCTGGATAGAAGAAAGCACACCTGTCACGCAGGCACTGGCAGAACGTCTTAACGCCCACGAAAAATCCGGCTATACCGTGACGCTGCTGGCATCTGACGAAGAAGTGCTGGCACTCTTTGCCGTTGCCGATACCATCCGGGTTAACAGCTGGGTGACGATTGAAGAGCTGGCCTGTCGGAAAATCACCCCGGTCATGCTCACCGGCGACAACACCCTGACGGCTGAAACCATTGCAGGGCAGGCTGGTATCAAAGAGGTTCACAGCAATCTGCTGCCGGATGACAAGCTCAATGCCATTGCCTCTTTGCAGACAAAATTTTCCCATGTTGCCATGGTGGGAGATGGCATCAATGATGCCCCCGCATTGGCTACCGCCAATATCGGTATCGCCATGGGCGGGGCAGGGACCGATATCGCCATGGAAACCGCCGATGTCGTTATCATGAACGATGACCTGCGAAAGGTGATTGACCTGATCCGCCTGTCGCGCCGTACTTTCCGGATATTGTGGCAGAACATCAGTATTGCGCTGGGGATCAAGCTGGTCTTTTTCGCCCTCGCGCTCACCAGCTACGCCAGCATGTGGATGGCTGTCTTTGCCGATGTCGGGGCTACCTTGATCGTCGTTTTCAACGGCCTCAGGCTTTTACGCTGGAAAGACACCTTTTCCGTATCGTGA
- the cadR gene encoding Cd(II)/Pb(II)-responsive transcriptional regulator, whose protein sequence is MKIGELASATGTQVETIRYYEREGLLPNSSRTQSNYRIYNERHMERLLFIRRCRTLDMTLNEIRSLLRFNDAEEDNCTEVNALLDEHIGHVADRIRELKKLEKQLKDLRKYCSCREMILASGEAIHGDTPCLCKEGAPHCGILTELFGVKPGETAAAHGHNHVPGSHVR, encoded by the coding sequence ATGAAAATCGGTGAACTGGCAAGCGCCACCGGCACCCAGGTGGAAACCATCCGCTACTACGAACGTGAGGGCCTCCTCCCAAACAGCAGCCGCACCCAGAGCAATTACCGGATTTATAACGAACGGCATATGGAGCGCCTGCTCTTCATCCGCCGCTGCCGTACGCTGGACATGACGTTAAACGAGATACGCTCGCTTTTGCGCTTTAACGATGCGGAAGAAGACAACTGCACGGAAGTCAATGCGCTTTTAGATGAGCATATCGGCCATGTGGCCGACCGTATCCGGGAACTGAAAAAGCTGGAAAAGCAGCTCAAAGACCTGCGCAAATACTGCAGCTGCCGGGAAATGATCCTGGCCTCAGGCGAGGCCATACATGGCGATACTCCGTGCCTGTGCAAGGAGGGCGCACCCCACTGCGGTATCCTTACCGAGCTTTTCGGGGTAAAGCCGGGGGAAACAGCGGCTGCACATGGACACAACCATGTGCCGGGTTCGCATGTGAGGTGA
- a CDS encoding SMI1/KNR4 family protein: MQNRMTIAACIATVSPFWLKNDGAPDSLAAFEKQRTLPLPPDFKAFFRWSDSGRGKFSGIYLDLWKIEQFDLLGRDYQIDHYLGEAFVPFGSDGGPICFLLDYRTPAGPAIACVNFGDLDIDEVKVIAPSLTEFLAMAVRGELIDEDL; encoded by the coding sequence ATGCAAAACCGGATGACGATAGCGGCATGTATTGCGACGGTTTCACCCTTCTGGCTGAAAAACGACGGCGCGCCCGATTCGCTTGCCGCTTTTGAAAAACAGCGCACCCTGCCTTTGCCGCCGGACTTCAAGGCGTTTTTCAGGTGGTCTGACAGCGGACGCGGCAAATTTTCCGGCATCTATCTCGATCTGTGGAAAATCGAGCAATTTGATCTGCTGGGCCGGGATTACCAGATAGACCATTACCTGGGAGAGGCATTTGTGCCCTTTGGCTCGGATGGCGGCCCCATCTGTTTTCTGCTGGACTACCGCACCCCTGCCGGTCCGGCCATTGCCTGCGTGAATTTTGGTGATCTGGATATTGATGAGGTCAAGGTAATTGCCCCTTCGTTGACGGAATTTCTGGCAATGGCTGTCAGAGGGGAACTGATAGATGAGGATCTGTGA
- a CDS encoding YiiX family permuted papain-like enzyme yields the protein MKNILRFPAFAFLFAVFLLLHGCARSQAAPQLKEGDILFQITDSPQSRAIQLGTGSEYTHCGIVLEKDGKLQVFEAVSPVGWAPLDQWIRRGVKGHYVVMRLKDTSVLTPEVIKSMRVDTANFAGKDYDLLFQWSDLRIYCSELVWKLYKRNAKIELGPIRTFADYDLDHAAVRKIIKERYGRDFRLDEKVVAPSDIVKSDLLEVVKGG from the coding sequence ATGAAAAACATCCTGCGTTTCCCGGCTTTTGCCTTCCTGTTTGCCGTATTCCTGCTGCTACATGGCTGTGCCAGAAGCCAGGCCGCGCCCCAGTTGAAAGAAGGCGACATCCTCTTCCAGATAACCGACTCACCGCAGAGCAGGGCCATCCAGTTGGGCACCGGCTCCGAATACACCCATTGCGGCATCGTCCTCGAAAAGGATGGAAAACTCCAGGTATTTGAAGCCGTCAGCCCCGTCGGATGGGCACCGCTGGACCAGTGGATCAGGCGGGGCGTGAAGGGCCACTATGTCGTCATGCGGCTAAAGGATACGAGTGTGCTGACACCCGAAGTCATCAAGTCCATGCGGGTTGACACCGCCAACTTTGCCGGAAAAGACTACGATCTCCTTTTCCAGTGGTCAGACCTCAGGATCTACTGCTCCGAGCTGGTCTGGAAACTCTACAAGCGAAACGCGAAAATCGAGCTTGGTCCTATCAGGACCTTTGCCGATTATGATCTTGACCATGCCGCCGTACGGAAAATCATCAAGGAGCGCTACGGGAGGGATTTCAGGCTGGATGAAAAAGTCGTTGCCCCGTCGGATATCGTGAAGAGTGATTTGCTGGAAGTAGTAAAGGGGGGATAG
- the hpnD gene encoding presqualene diphosphate synthase HpnD, giving the protein MSPDAYCQKKAAESGSSFYTSFRFLSPERRRAITALYAYCREIDDVVDECEDMALAQELLTDWRHEIDAMLAGQPSHPVTVALYPHLPVYNIQGKHLHALIDGMQMDLNQRKYPDFEALSSYCWHVAGVVGLLAANIFGATQPQTMVYAEKLGLAFQLTNIIRDVGDDVRLGRIYLPEDEMAQFGVSTDDILNLKHTENFARYMAFMAKRAHAAYDEAFALLPREDRKAQKPGLIMAEIYRALLVKIEAGGFRVLEKRTSLSPLNKLWLAWKAYVRN; this is encoded by the coding sequence ATGTCTCCTGACGCGTACTGCCAGAAAAAAGCGGCCGAGAGTGGCTCCAGCTTTTATACCAGCTTCCGTTTCCTCTCCCCCGAGCGGCGCCGGGCGATTACGGCGCTGTATGCGTACTGCCGCGAGATTGACGACGTAGTGGATGAGTGTGAGGATATGGCACTGGCCCAGGAATTGCTTACCGACTGGCGCCACGAGATTGATGCGATGCTTGCCGGACAGCCGTCCCATCCGGTTACGGTCGCGCTTTACCCTCACCTGCCGGTGTACAACATCCAGGGAAAACACCTGCATGCGTTGATTGACGGGATGCAGATGGACTTAAACCAGAGAAAATACCCGGATTTTGAGGCACTCTCTTCTTACTGCTGGCACGTGGCAGGCGTTGTGGGCCTGCTTGCTGCGAATATTTTCGGCGCGACACAGCCGCAGACGATGGTGTATGCGGAAAAACTGGGACTGGCTTTCCAACTGACGAATATTATCCGGGATGTGGGGGATGATGTCCGGCTGGGGCGGATTTACCTGCCGGAGGATGAAATGGCACAGTTTGGCGTGAGCACAGACGATATCCTGAACTTAAAGCACACGGAAAACTTTGCCCGGTACATGGCATTCATGGCAAAGCGGGCACATGCGGCCTATGATGAAGCGTTTGCCCTTTTGCCGCGCGAAGACAGGAAGGCCCAGAAACCGGGGCTCATCATGGCAGAAATTTACCGGGCGCTGCTGGTCAAGATAGAGGCAGGCGGTTTCAGGGTGCTTGAAAAGCGCACCTCGCTCTCGCCGCTTAACAAGCTGTGGCTGGCCTGGAAAGCGTATGTCCGTAACTGA
- the hpnE gene encoding hydroxysqualene dehydroxylase HpnE, giving the protein MSVTDQQKVAVIGAGWAGCAAAVALADAGAAVTVFESRTTPGGRARRVEADGRTLDNGQHILLGAYTETLRLMKKVGVNPDTALLRLPLQMCYPPGTDGMAFVTSALPAPLHLLGALLRADGLEMADKIALARFTSAARWINWTLNEDCAVTTLLERFDQTVRLYRLLWKPLCISALNTLPEQASAQIFLNILRDSIGARRAASDMLIPRLDFSALFPDPALAFVRQRGSTVIEGKTVRSLCQTPAGWEVDSEVFDAVVVATSAAAASTLLSRQMDMVRFDALEFEPIHTCYFGYSPDTRLPRAFFALKDDAQSGKWGQFVFDRGWLDVAHAGIFAVVISTSSSTSSLTRQALEADVARQLADQLKMPQLAFPLWAQTVSERQATFVCKPALVRPEMKSGLPGLVFAGDYVRSEYPGTLESAARSGVQAAACVLAGDWG; this is encoded by the coding sequence ATGTCCGTAACTGACCAGCAAAAGGTTGCTGTCATTGGCGCCGGCTGGGCAGGATGTGCTGCGGCGGTAGCGCTGGCAGACGCAGGCGCCGCCGTTACGGTCTTTGAATCCCGCACGACACCCGGCGGGCGCGCCCGGCGCGTGGAGGCTGACGGCAGGACGCTGGACAACGGCCAGCATATTCTCCTTGGCGCCTATACCGAGACGCTGCGCCTGATGAAAAAGGTGGGGGTCAATCCCGATACCGCCCTTCTGCGCCTGCCGCTTCAGATGTGCTACCCGCCAGGAACGGATGGCATGGCTTTTGTGACATCAGCCCTGCCTGCGCCGCTTCATTTGCTGGGCGCCCTTCTCAGGGCTGATGGCCTGGAAATGGCGGATAAGATAGCGCTTGCCCGCTTTACCTCGGCAGCACGCTGGATAAACTGGACACTCAATGAAGATTGCGCGGTCACCACGCTTTTAGAGCGTTTTGACCAGACGGTACGGCTGTACCGGCTTTTATGGAAACCGCTTTGCATCTCAGCCTTGAATACGCTGCCGGAACAGGCTTCCGCACAGATTTTTCTGAATATTCTGCGCGACAGTATCGGTGCAAGACGCGCCGCATCGGACATGCTGATCCCCAGGCTGGATTTTTCAGCACTTTTCCCCGACCCGGCACTGGCATTTGTCCGCCAGCGGGGCAGCACGGTGATTGAAGGAAAAACGGTGCGTTCGCTTTGCCAAACCCCTGCCGGATGGGAAGTGGATAGTGAGGTTTTTGATGCGGTTGTCGTGGCGACTTCTGCCGCTGCCGCATCGACCCTGCTCTCCCGCCAGATGGATATGGTGCGCTTTGACGCGCTGGAATTTGAACCCATCCATACCTGCTATTTCGGCTATTCGCCTGATACCCGGCTGCCTCGCGCTTTTTTTGCGCTCAAAGATGATGCGCAATCAGGCAAATGGGGGCAATTCGTGTTTGACCGGGGCTGGCTGGATGTCGCGCACGCCGGTATTTTTGCCGTGGTGATCAGCACATCCTCTTCCACTTCATCCCTTACCCGCCAGGCACTGGAAGCAGATGTCGCCCGACAGCTGGCAGACCAATTGAAGATGCCGCAGCTGGCTTTCCCCTTATGGGCGCAAACGGTATCCGAACGGCAGGCAACCTTTGTCTGCAAGCCTGCGCTTGTCCGCCCGGAAATGAAAAGCGGGCTGCCTGGCCTGGTTTTTGCTGGTGATTATGTCCGCTCTGAATACCCCGGCACGCTGGAATCCGCTGCCAGAAGCGGCGTACAGGCCGCCGCCTGTGTGCTGGCAGGAGATTGGGGGTAG
- a CDS encoding rhodanese-like domain-containing protein, with amino-acid sequence MSETRTSSGSPLMNEAVSPKPSVSDETKETILARARERGAAQNLMCAGAITPEEAWALAEAGEAVIVDVRTLEEYKFVGRVANSTHVPWMCGLSMIRNPSFINEIEKTLPKDKTIILLCRSGQRSVGAAEAMTRAGYTAAYNLDEGFEGTLDENRQRGSTNGWRYRGLPWMQD; translated from the coding sequence ATGTCTGAAACACGCACCTCTTCTGGTTCACCTCTTATGAATGAAGCCGTATCCCCAAAACCGTCTGTTTCTGATGAAACAAAAGAGACGATTCTGGCTAGAGCCCGAGAGCGCGGTGCCGCGCAAAACCTGATGTGCGCCGGTGCCATCACCCCGGAAGAAGCCTGGGCACTGGCTGAAGCTGGTGAAGCGGTCATTGTGGATGTCCGTACGCTCGAGGAATACAAGTTTGTCGGGCGGGTGGCCAATTCCACGCATGTGCCCTGGATGTGCGGTCTTTCGATGATCCGCAACCCCAGCTTTATCAATGAAATCGAAAAAACGCTGCCCAAGGATAAAACGATTATCCTGCTGTGCCGAAGCGGCCAGCGCTCGGTTGGCGCGGCAGAAGCCATGACACGCGCAGGCTATACCGCTGCTTATAATCTGGATGAGGGATTTGAAGGTACGCTGGACGAAAACCGGCAGCGCGGCTCAACCAATGGCTGGCGCTATCGCGGCCTGCCCTGGATGCAGGATTAG
- a CDS encoding SEL1-like repeat protein: protein MFASASARITGQVGARVLKIVCAAFMVYAFFFSTPAYATLLDEGVTYFQQGDYEKAYPLLLKAGREGDSDGYVGIATMYRDGLGLSRDLSKAADYYLKAAELGDAGAQFNVALLHQKGWWGVKQDYQMAAGWYQKAADQGFADAQANLAYLYRSGDGVKRDYKKAYDLLMKAASQGNAMAQFNLGAMHDHAEGLKQDSVEAVKWYRLASDQGYAEAQYNLGQAYYDGLGVKQDDKKALEWYLKAAVQGDAKAQNNAGAFYKAGVGTEENPAEAFKWFGKAAAQNLPMGQFMLGYCYETGYGVKADKDKARALYRKAASQSNKEAQERLKELK, encoded by the coding sequence ATGTTTGCATCGGCAAGCGCGAGAATCACCGGCCAGGTTGGTGCCCGCGTACTGAAAATCGTCTGTGCCGCTTTCATGGTGTACGCTTTTTTCTTCAGTACCCCCGCTTATGCAACCCTTCTTGATGAGGGTGTCACCTATTTCCAGCAGGGCGACTATGAAAAAGCCTATCCCCTGTTACTCAAAGCCGGACGAGAAGGTGATTCGGATGGTTATGTCGGTATAGCCACCATGTATCGGGATGGGCTGGGTTTATCCAGAGATTTGTCCAAGGCGGCAGACTATTATCTCAAGGCTGCTGAACTGGGTGATGCAGGGGCACAATTCAATGTCGCCCTGCTGCACCAGAAAGGGTGGTGGGGCGTCAAACAGGATTATCAAATGGCCGCAGGGTGGTACCAGAAAGCGGCTGACCAGGGATTCGCCGATGCACAGGCAAACCTTGCGTATCTCTACCGGAGCGGCGATGGCGTCAAGCGCGATTATAAAAAGGCTTATGACCTGCTCATGAAAGCGGCCAGCCAGGGTAACGCCATGGCGCAATTTAATCTCGGAGCTATGCATGATCACGCTGAGGGGCTGAAACAGGATTCTGTTGAAGCGGTCAAATGGTATCGCCTCGCATCAGACCAGGGATATGCCGAAGCCCAATATAACCTGGGACAGGCTTATTACGATGGCTTGGGTGTCAAGCAGGATGACAAAAAGGCGCTGGAATGGTATCTCAAGGCCGCAGTACAAGGTGATGCCAAAGCACAGAACAATGCAGGTGCTTTCTACAAGGCCGGGGTCGGCACAGAAGAAAACCCCGCAGAAGCCTTCAAGTGGTTCGGAAAGGCGGCGGCACAAAACCTGCCCATGGGGCAGTTCATGCTGGGCTATTGTTATGAAACCGGGTACGGGGTAAAAGCGGACAAGGACAAGGCCAGAGCGCTTTACAGGAAGGCTGCCTCACAGAGCAACAAGGAGGCGCAGGAGAGGCTGAAGGAGTTGAAGTAA
- the radA gene encoding DNA repair protein RadA, translated as MAKAKTNYTCTECGGTSSKWAGQCSACGQWNTLVETVIEKAANRFSGQHKGLAGAAPVQNLAEIDAQDVPRIITGIDEFDRVLGGGLVPGGVVLIGGDPGIGKSTLLLQALANLAQLHRVLYVSGEESGAQIALRAKRLALPTRDLQLQAEIQLEKILATISDQKPDIAVIDSIQTLYSDALTSAPGSVAQVRETAAQLTRMAKQTGTSIILVGHVTKEGSLAGPRVLEHIVDTVLYFEGDAHSSFRLVRAFKNRFGAVNEIGVFAMTETGLKGVSNPSALFLSHHEKQVPGACVMVTQEGMRPLLVEIQALVDASPLPNARRLSVGLEHNRLAMLLAVLHRHAGIAAYDQDVFINAVGGVRITEPAADLAVLLAIHSSLRNRPLPRGLVVFGEVGLAGEIRPAPRGQERLREAVKLGFSTAIIPKANAPKQKLEGMTIIAVERIDEALQRLGEIQ; from the coding sequence ATGGCCAAAGCCAAAACGAATTACACCTGCACCGAATGCGGAGGCACCAGCAGCAAGTGGGCAGGACAGTGCAGTGCCTGCGGGCAGTGGAATACCCTGGTCGAAACCGTCATCGAAAAAGCCGCCAACCGTTTTTCCGGACAGCACAAGGGACTGGCCGGTGCGGCACCCGTGCAGAATCTGGCAGAAATCGACGCACAGGACGTGCCACGCATCATCACCGGCATCGATGAATTTGACCGGGTATTGGGCGGCGGGCTGGTGCCGGGCGGTGTCGTCCTCATCGGCGGAGACCCCGGTATCGGCAAATCAACGCTGCTTTTGCAGGCGCTGGCCAATCTTGCCCAGCTTCACAGGGTGCTCTATGTGAGCGGCGAAGAATCCGGGGCCCAGATTGCGCTCAGGGCAAAACGCCTTGCGCTGCCGACGCGTGACCTGCAATTGCAGGCCGAAATCCAGCTCGAAAAAATCCTTGCAACCATCAGCGACCAAAAGCCCGATATTGCTGTCATCGACTCCATCCAGACCCTCTATTCCGACGCCCTGACATCCGCACCCGGATCTGTCGCCCAGGTAAGGGAAACCGCCGCACAGCTGACCCGCATGGCCAAGCAGACCGGTACCAGCATCATCCTCGTCGGTCACGTTACCAAGGAAGGCTCTCTGGCCGGGCCGCGCGTGCTCGAACATATCGTCGATACCGTGCTTTACTTCGAGGGAGATGCCCATTCCAGCTTTCGCCTCGTCAGGGCATTCAAGAACCGCTTTGGCGCCGTCAACGAGATCGGCGTTTTTGCCATGACAGAGACGGGCCTGAAAGGCGTATCCAATCCTTCCGCGCTCTTTTTGTCACACCATGAAAAACAGGTGCCGGGCGCCTGTGTCATGGTCACCCAGGAAGGCATGCGCCCGCTGCTGGTCGAAATCCAGGCGCTCGTCGATGCCTCACCGCTGCCCAATGCCCGCCGTCTTTCGGTGGGGCTTGAGCACAACCGCCTGGCTATGCTGCTGGCTGTGCTGCACCGGCATGCAGGCATTGCCGCCTATGACCAGGACGTCTTCATCAATGCCGTCGGGGGTGTGCGAATCACCGAACCGGCAGCCGATCTGGCCGTGCTGCTGGCCATCCATTCCTCACTGCGCAACCGTCCCCTGCCCAGGGGGCTCGTAGTATTTGGTGAAGTCGGCCTGGCAGGTGAAATCCGTCCCGCGCCACGCGGCCAGGAGCGCCTGCGCGAAGCCGTCAAGCTGGGATTTTCCACCGCCATTATCCCGAAAGCCAACGCCCCCAAACAGAAGCTGGAAGGCATGACCATCATCGCGGTCGAAAGGATCGACGAGGCGTTGCAACGTCTCGGTGAAATTCAATAA
- the alr gene encoding alanine racemase — MSRPLIAYIDIAAMQHNLSVVRKEAPRSSIWAVVKANGYGHGLERCARAFIEADGYALTEIEAAVHLRDLGYKKPILLLEGFFSEHELPVIAHYDLEFAVHSEEQIAMLESKVGAPRLKVHLKMNTGMNRLGFKPDQYRAAYDRLKALQSVQSISLMTHMANAEIAAHPQLAVAEQMRRFEEGAKGMDEPRSLSNSATLLLHPEIFSNWVRPGIMLYGGTPGGKTAEAFGVKPAMTLTSELIQILDIDKGEAIGYGSQYVAPHPMRIGVVACGYADGYPRSAPEGTPILVDGIRTRLVGRVSMDMITVDLTSIPDAHFGSAIVLWGDGLPIDEVAEAAGTVGYELMCALSLRPHIVER, encoded by the coding sequence ATGTCCAGACCACTCATTGCTTACATTGATATAGCTGCCATGCAGCACAATCTTTCCGTTGTCCGCAAAGAGGCACCCCGTTCCAGTATCTGGGCCGTGGTCAAGGCCAACGGATACGGCCACGGACTGGAGCGGTGCGCGAGGGCTTTTATCGAAGCGGATGGCTATGCCTTAACCGAAATCGAAGCGGCTGTGCACCTGCGTGACCTGGGCTACAAAAAGCCGATTTTGTTGCTGGAAGGCTTTTTCAGCGAGCATGAACTGCCCGTCATCGCCCACTACGATCTCGAATTTGCCGTCCATTCCGAAGAACAGATTGCCATGCTGGAGTCCAAGGTGGGGGCGCCACGCCTGAAAGTCCATCTCAAGATGAACACGGGCATGAATCGTCTCGGCTTCAAGCCAGACCAGTACCGCGCCGCCTATGATCGCCTGAAAGCGCTGCAGTCGGTGCAATCCATTTCGCTCATGACACACATGGCAAACGCCGAGATCGCCGCACATCCGCAACTGGCGGTTGCCGAACAGATGCGCCGCTTTGAAGAAGGCGCCAAAGGCATGGACGAACCGAGAAGCCTCTCCAATTCGGCGACCCTCCTTTTGCACCCCGAGATTTTTTCCAATTGGGTGCGCCCCGGCATCATGCTCTATGGCGGCACGCCCGGCGGAAAAACCGCAGAAGCATTTGGCGTAAAGCCTGCCATGACACTCACCAGCGAACTCATTCAGATACTCGATATCGACAAGGGCGAAGCCATTGGCTACGGTAGCCAATATGTTGCGCCGCACCCGATGCGCATCGGGGTGGTGGCGTGCGGCTATGCCGATGGTTACCCGCGCAGCGCCCCGGAAGGCACGCCCATCCTTGTTGATGGCATCAGGACGCGCCTGGTGGGTCGCGTTTCCATGGATATGATCACCGTTGACCTCACCTCGATCCCTGATGCCCATTTCGGCAGCGCGATCGTGCTCTGGGGAGACGGGCTACCCATCGATGAAGTGGCCGAAGCCGCAGGAACCGTCGGCTACGAACTTATGTGCGCACTTTCCCTCAGGCCCCACATCGTGGAGCGCTGA